The proteins below are encoded in one region of Coffea arabica cultivar ET-39 chromosome 4c, Coffea Arabica ET-39 HiFi, whole genome shotgun sequence:
- the LOC140005390 gene encoding F-box/kelch-repeat protein SKIP11-like, producing MDQENDQGHHGYYTDTSSLILKLGQDLSINCLLRCSRADYGTIASLNHNFRSLIRSGDLYKLRRQLGIVEHWVYVSSSLLEWKAFDPLRRRWMSLPKMISNECFLFSDKESLAVGTELLVFGKEIESQVIYKYSILTNTWSSGVRTNIPRWLFGSASLGEIAIVAGGCDSKGNLLSSAELYNSTTESWLTLPRMHKPRKLCSGVFIDGKFYVIGGVGIGNPSASDGASLKVLTCGEVYDLRTGTWFEIPDMYPQCAREGTNDSPATARAPPLLAVVKNELYAAYCDEKEVWKYDKQRNVWITIGRLPEQATSMNGWGLAFRACGNQLMVIGGPRALNGGYIEINAWEPAEGPLEWTLLGTKHSGSFVYNCAVMGC from the coding sequence ATGGATCAAGAAAATGACCAAGGCCACCATGGTTATTATACTGATACAAGTTCACTCATCCTCAAACTTGGTCAAGATCTCTCAATTAATTGCTTACTTCGCTGCTCGAGGGCAGATTATGGCACTATCGCTTCACTCAATCACAATTTCAGGTCTCTAATCCGAAGTGGGGATCTTTATAAGTTGAGGAGGCAGCTGGGTATTGTAGAACATTGGGTCTATGTTTCTAGCAGCCTTCTTGAATGGAAAGCTTTTGATCCTTTGCGCCGTAGATGGATGTCTTTGCCTAAAATGATTTCAAACGAGTGTTTCCTTTTTTCTGACAAGGAGTCACTGGCTGTTGGCACTGAACTTCTTGTCTTTGGAAAGGAAATAGAGTCTCAAGTGATCTACAAATACAGCATATTAACTAATACATGGTCGTCTGGCGTAAGGACAAACATCCCAAGATGGCTATTTGGCTCTGCTAGTCTTGGAGAGATTGCGATCGTGGCTGGTGGTTGTGACTCAAAAGGCAATTTACTGAGCTCTGCTGAACTTTATAACTCAACGACAGAAAGTTGGTTGACTCTTCCCAGAATGCATAAACCTAGAAAACTATGTTCAGGGGTATTCATAGATGGCAAGTTTTATGTCATCGGTGGTGTCGGAATAGGCAACCCAAGTGCAAGCGATGGAGCTAGCTTAAAGGTGCTTACTTGTGGAGAGGTATATGATTTGAGGACAGGAACCTGGTTTGAAATTCCTGATATGTACCCTCAATGTGCTAGAGAGGGTACTAATGATTCTCCTGCAACAGCAAGAGCACCTCCTCTGCTCGCAGTGGTGAAGAATGAGTTATATGCAGCTTATTGCGATGAAAAAGAAGTCTGGAAGTATGACAAGCAGAGAAATGTGTGGATTACCATAGGTAGATTGCCTGAACAGGCAACCTCCATGAATGGCTGGGGGTTGGCATTCAGGGCCTGTGGTAATCAATTGATGGTTATCGGTGGACCAAGGGCATTGAATGGAGGGTACATAGAGATCAATGCTTGGGAGCCAGCTGAAGGTCCCCTAGAGTGGACATTGTTGGGAACAAAGCATTCAGGTAGTTTTGTGTATAATTGCGCTGTGATGGGTTGCTGA